A section of the Oryza sativa Japonica Group chromosome 1, ASM3414082v1 genome encodes:
- the LOC4324837 gene encoding uncharacterized protein isoform X2: MPSPPAATPRPLPLQVSPLPLCDLCRTPQPPPVDATSATPPTSSPWAPAARLAPRSGAHPSFLMRINNGRMKMRNKQRKSSALNFDAGCRSSLSFIVWSLVGVALIVCFFSVVRQADTRQNHIYFRHLSATRELEEIEEEHFRLPPPHKVNPRAVKRRGPRKAPKVIDQYLDESSAVHALFFPDERSAVNPTKGGNDSMYFYPGRVWLDTDGHAIQAHGGGILYDHITAKYYWYGENKDGLTYQTHPKSTYRVDIIGVSCYSSKDLWSWTNEGIVLPGEPTNFTHDLHKSKVLERPKVIYNDHTGQYVMWMHIDDANYTKASVGVAVSNSPTGPFTYLYSFRPHGFESRDMTIFKDDDGSAYLFYSSRDNTELHVSPLTKDYLNITVAMRRILIRRHREAPAVFKLQGTYYMITSGCSGWAPNRALAHAAESIMGPWETLGNPCVGGNRFFRLTTFLSQSTFVLPLPGLPGTFIFMADRWNPSNLKDSRYVWLPLFIGGLADEPLDYSFGFPAWSRVSIYWHRKWRLPESWKGYT; the protein is encoded by the exons ATGCCTTCCCCACCTGCCGCTACCCCACGCCCCCTTCCTCTCCAGGTCTCCCCCCTCCCCTTGTGCGACTTGTGTCGAACACCGCAGCCGCCACCCGTAGACGCGACCTCAGCAACCCCACCCACTTCCTCTCCGTGGGCGCCCGCCGCGCGTCTTGCCCCCAGATCCGGCGCCCACCCCAG CTTTCTTATGAGGATTAATAATGGGAGAATGAAGATGAGGAACAAACAACGGAAATCATCTGCTCTCAACTTTGATGCAGGATGCCGATCTTCCTTGTCTTTTATTGTATGGAGCTTGGTGGGAGTTGCCCTCATTGTTTGCTTCTTTTCTGTTGTCCGTCAAGCAGACACTAGGCAGAACCATATTTATTTCAGACATCTATCTGCTACCAGAGAGTTAGAAGAGATTGAGGAGGAACATTTCCGCTTGCCACCTCCTCACAAGGTTAATCCTCGTGCAGTGAAACGGCGGGGGCCTCGCAAGGCTCCAAAGGTTATTGATCAATATCTGGATGAGTCATCAGCAGTGCATGCCTTGTTCTTCCCTGATGAAAGAAGTGCAGTGAACCCAACAAAAGGTGGAAATGACAGTATGTACTTCTATCCTGGTAGGGTGTGGCTGGACACTGATGGACATGCCATTCAAGCCCATGGGGGTGGTATTCTGTATGATCATATCACTGCCAAATACTACTGGTATGGAGAAAACAAAGATGGGCTAACCTACCAAACTCACCCCAAGAGTACATATCGG GTTGACATTATTGGGGTAAGCTGCTACTCATCAAAGGACCTATGGTCATGGACTAATGAAGGAATTGTGCTTCCTGGAGAACCTACTAATTTCACCCATGACCTTCATAAATCTAAGGTGCTTGAGAGACCTAAGGTGATATATAATGATCATACTGGACAATATGTCATGTGGATGCATATTGATGATGCAAACTACACCAAAGCATCTGTTGGTGTAGCAGTCAGCAACTCTCCCACTGGTCCTTTCACCTACCTCTATAGCTTTCGCCCACATGGATTTGAAAGTAGAGACATGACAATCTTCAAAGATGATGATGGGTCGGCTTACCTCTTCTACTCTTCTCGTGACAATACTGAGCTTCATGTCAGTCCATTGACAAAGGACTATCTTAATATCACGGTAGCAATGAGGAGAATATTAATAAGACGGCATAGGGAAGCTCCGGCTGTCTTCAAGCTTCAAGGAACCTACTACATGATCACCTCTGGTTGCTCGGGTTGGGCTCCTAATAGAGCATTAGCGCATGCTGCAGAATCGATCATGGGCCCATGGGAGACATTGGGCAACCCATGTGTTGGAGGCAACAGGTTTTTCCGGTTGACAACATTCTTATCTCAAAGCACATTTGTGCTTCCCCTCCCTGGCTTGCCTGGTACATTCATCTTCATGGCAGACAGGTGGAATCCTTCAAACTTGAAAGATTCTCGGTATGTTTGGTTACCTCTGTTCATTGGGGGATTGGCAGACGAACCGTTGGATTACAGTTTTGGATTCCCGGCATGGTCGAGGGTGTCCATTTATTGGCACAGGAAATGGCGCCTACCTGAAAGTTGGAAGGGTTATACCTGA
- the LOC4324837 gene encoding uncharacterized protein isoform X3 encodes MRFRLLLLLCEGSRLLLARVDHLQNHAAVGTWARFQMVRLFGCRSSLSFIVWSLVGVALIVCFFSVVRQADTRQNHIYFRHLSATRELEEIEEEHFRLPPPHKVNPRAVKRRGPRKAPKVIDQYLDESSAVHALFFPDERSAVNPTKGGNDSMYFYPGRVWLDTDGHAIQAHGGGILYDHITAKYYWYGENKDGLTYQTHPKSTYRVDIIGVSCYSSKDLWSWTNEGIVLPGEPTNFTHDLHKSKVLERPKVIYNDHTGQYVMWMHIDDANYTKASVGVAVSNSPTGPFTYLYSFRPHGFESRDMTIFKDDDGSAYLFYSSRDNTELHVSPLTKDYLNITVAMRRILIRRHREAPAVFKLQGTYYMITSGCSGWAPNRALAHAAESIMGPWETLGNPCVGGNRFFRLTTFLSQSTFVLPLPGLPGTFIFMADRWNPSNLKDSRYVWLPLFIGGLADEPLDYSFGFPAWSRVSIYWHRKWRLPESWKGYT; translated from the exons ATGCGGTTtcgtttgctgctgctgctgtgtgaAGGTAGCCGGTTGTTGCTTGCACGCGTGGATCACTTACAGAACCATGCGGCGGTAGGAACTTGGGCAAGATTCCAGATGGTTCGCTTGTTTG GATGCCGATCTTCCTTGTCTTTTATTGTATGGAGCTTGGTGGGAGTTGCCCTCATTGTTTGCTTCTTTTCTGTTGTCCGTCAAGCAGACACTAGGCAGAACCATATTTATTTCAGACATCTATCTGCTACCAGAGAGTTAGAAGAGATTGAGGAGGAACATTTCCGCTTGCCACCTCCTCACAAGGTTAATCCTCGTGCAGTGAAACGGCGGGGGCCTCGCAAGGCTCCAAAGGTTATTGATCAATATCTGGATGAGTCATCAGCAGTGCATGCCTTGTTCTTCCCTGATGAAAGAAGTGCAGTGAACCCAACAAAAGGTGGAAATGACAGTATGTACTTCTATCCTGGTAGGGTGTGGCTGGACACTGATGGACATGCCATTCAAGCCCATGGGGGTGGTATTCTGTATGATCATATCACTGCCAAATACTACTGGTATGGAGAAAACAAAGATGGGCTAACCTACCAAACTCACCCCAAGAGTACATATCGG GTTGACATTATTGGGGTAAGCTGCTACTCATCAAAGGACCTATGGTCATGGACTAATGAAGGAATTGTGCTTCCTGGAGAACCTACTAATTTCACCCATGACCTTCATAAATCTAAGGTGCTTGAGAGACCTAAGGTGATATATAATGATCATACTGGACAATATGTCATGTGGATGCATATTGATGATGCAAACTACACCAAAGCATCTGTTGGTGTAGCAGTCAGCAACTCTCCCACTGGTCCTTTCACCTACCTCTATAGCTTTCGCCCACATGGATTTGAAAGTAGAGACATGACAATCTTCAAAGATGATGATGGGTCGGCTTACCTCTTCTACTCTTCTCGTGACAATACTGAGCTTCATGTCAGTCCATTGACAAAGGACTATCTTAATATCACGGTAGCAATGAGGAGAATATTAATAAGACGGCATAGGGAAGCTCCGGCTGTCTTCAAGCTTCAAGGAACCTACTACATGATCACCTCTGGTTGCTCGGGTTGGGCTCCTAATAGAGCATTAGCGCATGCTGCAGAATCGATCATGGGCCCATGGGAGACATTGGGCAACCCATGTGTTGGAGGCAACAGGTTTTTCCGGTTGACAACATTCTTATCTCAAAGCACATTTGTGCTTCCCCTCCCTGGCTTGCCTGGTACATTCATCTTCATGGCAGACAGGTGGAATCCTTCAAACTTGAAAGATTCTCGGTATGTTTGGTTACCTCTGTTCATTGGGGGATTGGCAGACGAACCGTTGGATTACAGTTTTGGATTCCCGGCATGGTCGAGGGTGTCCATTTATTGGCACAGGAAATGGCGCCTACCTGAAAGTTGGAAGGGTTATACCTGA
- the LOC4324837 gene encoding uncharacterized protein isoform X5 translates to MRFRLLLLLCEGSRLLLARVDHLQNHAAVGTWARFQMVRLFVKRRGPRKAPKVIDQYLDESSAVHALFFPDERSAVNPTKGGNDSMYFYPGRVWLDTDGHAIQAHGGGILYDHITAKYYWYGENKDGLTYQTHPKSTYRVDIIGVSCYSSKDLWSWTNEGIVLPGEPTNFTHDLHKSKVLERPKVIYNDHTGQYVMWMHIDDANYTKASVGVAVSNSPTGPFTYLYSFRPHGFESRDMTIFKDDDGSAYLFYSSRDNTELHVSPLTKDYLNITVAMRRILIRRHREAPAVFKLQGTYYMITSGCSGWAPNRALAHAAESIMGPWETLGNPCVGGNRFFRLTTFLSQSTFVLPLPGLPGTFIFMADRWNPSNLKDSRYVWLPLFIGGLADEPLDYSFGFPAWSRVSIYWHRKWRLPESWKGYT, encoded by the exons ATGCGGTTtcgtttgctgctgctgctgtgtgaAGGTAGCCGGTTGTTGCTTGCACGCGTGGATCACTTACAGAACCATGCGGCGGTAGGAACTTGGGCAAGATTCCAGATGGTTCGCTTGTTTG TGAAACGGCGGGGGCCTCGCAAGGCTCCAAAGGTTATTGATCAATATCTGGATGAGTCATCAGCAGTGCATGCCTTGTTCTTCCCTGATGAAAGAAGTGCAGTGAACCCAACAAAAGGTGGAAATGACAGTATGTACTTCTATCCTGGTAGGGTGTGGCTGGACACTGATGGACATGCCATTCAAGCCCATGGGGGTGGTATTCTGTATGATCATATCACTGCCAAATACTACTGGTATGGAGAAAACAAAGATGGGCTAACCTACCAAACTCACCCCAAGAGTACATATCGG GTTGACATTATTGGGGTAAGCTGCTACTCATCAAAGGACCTATGGTCATGGACTAATGAAGGAATTGTGCTTCCTGGAGAACCTACTAATTTCACCCATGACCTTCATAAATCTAAGGTGCTTGAGAGACCTAAGGTGATATATAATGATCATACTGGACAATATGTCATGTGGATGCATATTGATGATGCAAACTACACCAAAGCATCTGTTGGTGTAGCAGTCAGCAACTCTCCCACTGGTCCTTTCACCTACCTCTATAGCTTTCGCCCACATGGATTTGAAAGTAGAGACATGACAATCTTCAAAGATGATGATGGGTCGGCTTACCTCTTCTACTCTTCTCGTGACAATACTGAGCTTCATGTCAGTCCATTGACAAAGGACTATCTTAATATCACGGTAGCAATGAGGAGAATATTAATAAGACGGCATAGGGAAGCTCCGGCTGTCTTCAAGCTTCAAGGAACCTACTACATGATCACCTCTGGTTGCTCGGGTTGGGCTCCTAATAGAGCATTAGCGCATGCTGCAGAATCGATCATGGGCCCATGGGAGACATTGGGCAACCCATGTGTTGGAGGCAACAGGTTTTTCCGGTTGACAACATTCTTATCTCAAAGCACATTTGTGCTTCCCCTCCCTGGCTTGCCTGGTACATTCATCTTCATGGCAGACAGGTGGAATCCTTCAAACTTGAAAGATTCTCGGTATGTTTGGTTACCTCTGTTCATTGGGGGATTGGCAGACGAACCGTTGGATTACAGTTTTGGATTCCCGGCATGGTCGAGGGTGTCCATTTATTGGCACAGGAAATGGCGCCTACCTGAAAGTTGGAAGGGTTATACCTGA
- the LOC4324837 gene encoding uncharacterized protein isoform X1, with translation MVRLFGCRSSLSFIVWSLVGVALIVCFFSVVRQADTRQNHIYFRHLSATRELEEIEEEHFRLPPPHKVNPRAVKRRGPRKAPKVIDQYLDESSAVHALFFPDERSAVNPTKGGNDSMYFYPGRVWLDTDGHAIQAHGGGILYDHITAKYYWYGENKDGLTYQTHPKSTYRVDIIGVSCYSSKDLWSWTNEGIVLPGEPTNFTHDLHKSKVLERPKVIYNDHTGQYVMWMHIDDANYTKASVGVAVSNSPTGPFTYLYSFRPHGFESRDMTIFKDDDGSAYLFYSSRDNTELHVSPLTKDYLNITVAMRRILIRRHREAPAVFKLQGTYYMITSGCSGWAPNRALAHAAESIMGPWETLGNPCVGGNRFFRLTTFLSQSTFVLPLPGLPGTFIFMADRWNPSNLKDSRYVWLPLFIGGLADEPLDYSFGFPAWSRVSIYWHRKWRLPESWKGYT, from the exons ATGGTTCGCTTGTTTG GATGCCGATCTTCCTTGTCTTTTATTGTATGGAGCTTGGTGGGAGTTGCCCTCATTGTTTGCTTCTTTTCTGTTGTCCGTCAAGCAGACACTAGGCAGAACCATATTTATTTCAGACATCTATCTGCTACCAGAGAGTTAGAAGAGATTGAGGAGGAACATTTCCGCTTGCCACCTCCTCACAAGGTTAATCCTCGTGCAGTGAAACGGCGGGGGCCTCGCAAGGCTCCAAAGGTTATTGATCAATATCTGGATGAGTCATCAGCAGTGCATGCCTTGTTCTTCCCTGATGAAAGAAGTGCAGTGAACCCAACAAAAGGTGGAAATGACAGTATGTACTTCTATCCTGGTAGGGTGTGGCTGGACACTGATGGACATGCCATTCAAGCCCATGGGGGTGGTATTCTGTATGATCATATCACTGCCAAATACTACTGGTATGGAGAAAACAAAGATGGGCTAACCTACCAAACTCACCCCAAGAGTACATATCGG GTTGACATTATTGGGGTAAGCTGCTACTCATCAAAGGACCTATGGTCATGGACTAATGAAGGAATTGTGCTTCCTGGAGAACCTACTAATTTCACCCATGACCTTCATAAATCTAAGGTGCTTGAGAGACCTAAGGTGATATATAATGATCATACTGGACAATATGTCATGTGGATGCATATTGATGATGCAAACTACACCAAAGCATCTGTTGGTGTAGCAGTCAGCAACTCTCCCACTGGTCCTTTCACCTACCTCTATAGCTTTCGCCCACATGGATTTGAAAGTAGAGACATGACAATCTTCAAAGATGATGATGGGTCGGCTTACCTCTTCTACTCTTCTCGTGACAATACTGAGCTTCATGTCAGTCCATTGACAAAGGACTATCTTAATATCACGGTAGCAATGAGGAGAATATTAATAAGACGGCATAGGGAAGCTCCGGCTGTCTTCAAGCTTCAAGGAACCTACTACATGATCACCTCTGGTTGCTCGGGTTGGGCTCCTAATAGAGCATTAGCGCATGCTGCAGAATCGATCATGGGCCCATGGGAGACATTGGGCAACCCATGTGTTGGAGGCAACAGGTTTTTCCGGTTGACAACATTCTTATCTCAAAGCACATTTGTGCTTCCCCTCCCTGGCTTGCCTGGTACATTCATCTTCATGGCAGACAGGTGGAATCCTTCAAACTTGAAAGATTCTCGGTATGTTTGGTTACCTCTGTTCATTGGGGGATTGGCAGACGAACCGTTGGATTACAGTTTTGGATTCCCGGCATGGTCGAGGGTGTCCATTTATTGGCACAGGAAATGGCGCCTACCTGAAAGTTGGAAGGGTTATACCTGA
- the LOC4324837 gene encoding uncharacterized protein isoform X6, which translates to MVRLFVKRRGPRKAPKVIDQYLDESSAVHALFFPDERSAVNPTKGGNDSMYFYPGRVWLDTDGHAIQAHGGGILYDHITAKYYWYGENKDGLTYQTHPKSTYRVDIIGVSCYSSKDLWSWTNEGIVLPGEPTNFTHDLHKSKVLERPKVIYNDHTGQYVMWMHIDDANYTKASVGVAVSNSPTGPFTYLYSFRPHGFESRDMTIFKDDDGSAYLFYSSRDNTELHVSPLTKDYLNITVAMRRILIRRHREAPAVFKLQGTYYMITSGCSGWAPNRALAHAAESIMGPWETLGNPCVGGNRFFRLTTFLSQSTFVLPLPGLPGTFIFMADRWNPSNLKDSRYVWLPLFIGGLADEPLDYSFGFPAWSRVSIYWHRKWRLPESWKGYT; encoded by the exons ATGGTTCGCTTGTTTG TGAAACGGCGGGGGCCTCGCAAGGCTCCAAAGGTTATTGATCAATATCTGGATGAGTCATCAGCAGTGCATGCCTTGTTCTTCCCTGATGAAAGAAGTGCAGTGAACCCAACAAAAGGTGGAAATGACAGTATGTACTTCTATCCTGGTAGGGTGTGGCTGGACACTGATGGACATGCCATTCAAGCCCATGGGGGTGGTATTCTGTATGATCATATCACTGCCAAATACTACTGGTATGGAGAAAACAAAGATGGGCTAACCTACCAAACTCACCCCAAGAGTACATATCGG GTTGACATTATTGGGGTAAGCTGCTACTCATCAAAGGACCTATGGTCATGGACTAATGAAGGAATTGTGCTTCCTGGAGAACCTACTAATTTCACCCATGACCTTCATAAATCTAAGGTGCTTGAGAGACCTAAGGTGATATATAATGATCATACTGGACAATATGTCATGTGGATGCATATTGATGATGCAAACTACACCAAAGCATCTGTTGGTGTAGCAGTCAGCAACTCTCCCACTGGTCCTTTCACCTACCTCTATAGCTTTCGCCCACATGGATTTGAAAGTAGAGACATGACAATCTTCAAAGATGATGATGGGTCGGCTTACCTCTTCTACTCTTCTCGTGACAATACTGAGCTTCATGTCAGTCCATTGACAAAGGACTATCTTAATATCACGGTAGCAATGAGGAGAATATTAATAAGACGGCATAGGGAAGCTCCGGCTGTCTTCAAGCTTCAAGGAACCTACTACATGATCACCTCTGGTTGCTCGGGTTGGGCTCCTAATAGAGCATTAGCGCATGCTGCAGAATCGATCATGGGCCCATGGGAGACATTGGGCAACCCATGTGTTGGAGGCAACAGGTTTTTCCGGTTGACAACATTCTTATCTCAAAGCACATTTGTGCTTCCCCTCCCTGGCTTGCCTGGTACATTCATCTTCATGGCAGACAGGTGGAATCCTTCAAACTTGAAAGATTCTCGGTATGTTTGGTTACCTCTGTTCATTGGGGGATTGGCAGACGAACCGTTGGATTACAGTTTTGGATTCCCGGCATGGTCGAGGGTGTCCATTTATTGGCACAGGAAATGGCGCCTACCTGAAAGTTGGAAGGGTTATACCTGA
- the LOC4324837 gene encoding uncharacterized protein isoform X4, whose product MRINNGRMKMRNKQRKSSALNFDAGCRSSLSFIVWSLVGVALIVCFFSVVRQADTRQNHIYFRHLSATRELEEIEEEHFRLPPPHKVNPRAVKRRGPRKAPKVIDQYLDESSAVHALFFPDERSAVNPTKGGNDSMYFYPGRVWLDTDGHAIQAHGGGILYDHITAKYYWYGENKDGLTYQTHPKSTYRVDIIGVSCYSSKDLWSWTNEGIVLPGEPTNFTHDLHKSKVLERPKVIYNDHTGQYVMWMHIDDANYTKASVGVAVSNSPTGPFTYLYSFRPHGFESRDMTIFKDDDGSAYLFYSSRDNTELHVSPLTKDYLNITVAMRRILIRRHREAPAVFKLQGTYYMITSGCSGWAPNRALAHAAESIMGPWETLGNPCVGGNRFFRLTTFLSQSTFVLPLPGLPGTFIFMADRWNPSNLKDSRYVWLPLFIGGLADEPLDYSFGFPAWSRVSIYWHRKWRLPESWKGYT is encoded by the exons ATGAGGATTAATAATGGGAGAATGAAGATGAGGAACAAACAACGGAAATCATCTGCTCTCAACTTTGATGCAGGATGCCGATCTTCCTTGTCTTTTATTGTATGGAGCTTGGTGGGAGTTGCCCTCATTGTTTGCTTCTTTTCTGTTGTCCGTCAAGCAGACACTAGGCAGAACCATATTTATTTCAGACATCTATCTGCTACCAGAGAGTTAGAAGAGATTGAGGAGGAACATTTCCGCTTGCCACCTCCTCACAAGGTTAATCCTCGTGCAGTGAAACGGCGGGGGCCTCGCAAGGCTCCAAAGGTTATTGATCAATATCTGGATGAGTCATCAGCAGTGCATGCCTTGTTCTTCCCTGATGAAAGAAGTGCAGTGAACCCAACAAAAGGTGGAAATGACAGTATGTACTTCTATCCTGGTAGGGTGTGGCTGGACACTGATGGACATGCCATTCAAGCCCATGGGGGTGGTATTCTGTATGATCATATCACTGCCAAATACTACTGGTATGGAGAAAACAAAGATGGGCTAACCTACCAAACTCACCCCAAGAGTACATATCGG GTTGACATTATTGGGGTAAGCTGCTACTCATCAAAGGACCTATGGTCATGGACTAATGAAGGAATTGTGCTTCCTGGAGAACCTACTAATTTCACCCATGACCTTCATAAATCTAAGGTGCTTGAGAGACCTAAGGTGATATATAATGATCATACTGGACAATATGTCATGTGGATGCATATTGATGATGCAAACTACACCAAAGCATCTGTTGGTGTAGCAGTCAGCAACTCTCCCACTGGTCCTTTCACCTACCTCTATAGCTTTCGCCCACATGGATTTGAAAGTAGAGACATGACAATCTTCAAAGATGATGATGGGTCGGCTTACCTCTTCTACTCTTCTCGTGACAATACTGAGCTTCATGTCAGTCCATTGACAAAGGACTATCTTAATATCACGGTAGCAATGAGGAGAATATTAATAAGACGGCATAGGGAAGCTCCGGCTGTCTTCAAGCTTCAAGGAACCTACTACATGATCACCTCTGGTTGCTCGGGTTGGGCTCCTAATAGAGCATTAGCGCATGCTGCAGAATCGATCATGGGCCCATGGGAGACATTGGGCAACCCATGTGTTGGAGGCAACAGGTTTTTCCGGTTGACAACATTCTTATCTCAAAGCACATTTGTGCTTCCCCTCCCTGGCTTGCCTGGTACATTCATCTTCATGGCAGACAGGTGGAATCCTTCAAACTTGAAAGATTCTCGGTATGTTTGGTTACCTCTGTTCATTGGGGGATTGGCAGACGAACCGTTGGATTACAGTTTTGGATTCCCGGCATGGTCGAGGGTGTCCATTTATTGGCACAGGAAATGGCGCCTACCTGAAAGTTGGAAGGGTTATACCTGA
- the LOC4324838 gene encoding ribosomal lysine N-methyltransferase 3 — MEASASTSTARRLRAFRRWMRDHGVVCSNALRLDAAEDGGGGVYVRALAALREGDLVATIPRGACLTPRTSGAAEAIEAAELGGPLALAVAVMYERARGAESPWDAYLRLIPEREPVPLVWPADEAERLLAGTELDKIVKQDRQFICEDWKECIEPLILSGELEVDPDDFSLENYFSAKSLLSSRSFRIDSYHGSGMVPLADLFNHKTGGEHVHFTSVLEASDSDSEDGEDPNNASADEQSTIENSADIPSGDDDEDLEMIVVRDVNEGEEVFNTYGTMGNAALLHRYGFTEMDNSYDIVNIDLALVTKWCSSKYSRRYARARVSLWHNLGYSGCTSQDADYFEISYDGEPQLELLILLYIISLKSDAYDKLASVAHDLIGDDEVDSISSVLKVVRVTSSNQHPDISGLEKLPDVKKLLLNESVCSALVSLVDMRESLYGSNTLEDDRQKLQACSSVNERNLYHSLVLRVSERTILHKLKKHASSWSKTKKRKQL, encoded by the exons atgGAAGcttccgcctccacctccaccgcacG CCGCCTACGGGCCTTCAGGCGGTGGATGCGGGACCACGGCGTCGTCTGCAGCAACGCGCtccgcctcgacgccgccgaggacggtggcggcggcgtctacgtgcgcgccctcgccgcgctccgGGAGGGGGACCTCGTGGCCACCATCCCGCGGGGCGCGTGCCTGACCCCGcgcacctccggcgccgccgaggccaTCGAGGCCGCGGAGCTCGGCGGGCccctcgcgctcgccgtcgccgtcatgtatgagcgcgcgcgcggcgccgagTCGCCGTGGGACGCCTACCTCCGCCTGATCCCCGAGCGGGAGCCCGTGCCGCTCGTCTGGCCCGCCGATGAGGCCGAGCGCCTCCTGGCCGGCACCGAGCTCGATAAG ATAGTGAAGCAAGACAGGCAGTTCATATGTGAGGACTGGAAAGAGTGTATTGAGCCACTCATTTTGTCAGGAGAACTTGAGGTTGACCCAGATGATTTTAGCCTGGAGAATTATTTCTCTGCTAAGAGTCTACTTTCGTCGAGGTCCTTCCGAATAGATAGCTATCATGGGTCTGGAATGGTTCCCCTGGCTGACCT TTTTAACCACAAGACTGGTGGGGAACATGTCCACTTCACTTCAGTGTTAGAAGCCTCGGACTCAGATAGTGAAGATGGTGAAGATCCAAACAATGCTTCTGCTGATGAACAGTCAACTATAGAAAATTCTGCCGACATCCCTTCAG GAGATGACGATGAAGATTTGGAAATGATTGTTGTGAGAGATGTCAATGAAGGGGAGGAG GTTTTTAACACATACGGTACCATGGGAAATGCTGCTTTGCTTCATCGATATGGCTTCACAGAGATGGACAACTCATATGACATCGTCAACATCGACTTAGCTCTGGTTACTAAGTGGTGCTCTTCTAAGTACTCCCGTCGATATGCAAGAGCAAGGGTATCACTCTGGCATAATCTGGGCTATTCAGGTTGCACCAGCCAAGATGCTGACTACTTTGAGATTTCATATGATGGAGAGCCCCAGCTTGAACTTTTGATCCTGCTTTATATCATCTCCTTGAAGTCTGATGCTTATGACAAGCTGGCCAGCGTGGCTCATGATCTGATTGGTGATGATGAGGTCGACAGCATTAGTAGTGTGCTTAAGGTTGTCAGAGTAACAAGCTCCAATCAACATCCAGATATTAGCGGGCTTGAAAAATTGCCTGATGTTAAGAAGCTATTGCTTAATGAGAGCGTTTGTTCTGCACTTGTATCCCTTGTTGACATGAGGGAGAGCCTCTATGGTTCAAACACTTTGGAAGATGACAGGCAAAAACTGCAAGCATGCTCTTCTGTCAACGAAAGGAATCTCTATCATTCTTTGGTGCTGCGGGTGAGCGAGAGAACAATACTTCACAAATTGAAGAAACATGCATCTAGTTGGTCAAAGACCAAGAAGAGGAAACAGCTCTAG
- the LOC107276050 gene encoding uncharacterized protein, translating to MRKPPWLHCSLIICPPLETSRTLCTSSLRLHPKITRSEDHIDITMSSSEERMFEMDADPTSSPEASPKHHHSTCHILEGLLGRCTQVEMEIQERAMKHVMEIGEERKRSSLKRRLMMRLRKDGYDASLCRSSWVATAEHPGGDYEYIDVLVAVGHGADTSSTSRLIVDVDFRSQFQLARPAPWYAHLSSRLPPVFVGPPEKLRQAVALLCMAAQRSLRESGLHVPPWRRPSYVQAKWLPCRGVQASALPPGGESAAAANGGDGPRAVVQWSVGKERRRRGGGHRRSGLSVELSDSGAGEVS from the exons ATGCGAAAGCCTCCATGGCTGCATTGCTCATTGATCATCTGCCCACCATTAGAGACATCAAGAACACTCTGCACTAGCTCACTCAGGTTGCATCCAAAGATCACAAGATCTGAAGATCACATTGATATAACCATGAGCAGTTCTGAAGAAAGGATGTTCGAGATGGATGCTGACCCAACTTCATCACCAGAAGCCAGCCCCAAGCACCATCACAGTACATGCCACATACTAGAG GGTCTCCTCGGGAGGTGCACGCAGGTGGAGATGGAGATACAAGAGAGGGCCATGAAGCATGTCATGGAgattggagaggagaggaagagaagcaGCTTGAAGAGGAGGCTGATGATGAGGCTGAGGAAAGATGGCTACGATGCTTCTCTCTGCAGGTCTTCTTGGGTTGCCACCGCTGAGCATCCAGGAG GTGATTACGAGTACATCGACGTGCTCGTGGCAGTAGGCCATGGTGCTGACACGTCGTCCACGTCCAGGCTGATCGTTGACGTGGATTTCCGGTCCCAGTTCCAGCTGGCGAGGCCGGCCCCATGGTACGCCCACCTGTCGAGCCGGCTGCCGCCGGTGTTCGTGGGCCCGCCGGAGAAGCTGCGGCAGGCGGTGGCGCTGCTGTGCATGGCGGCGCAGCGGTCGCTCCGGGAGAGCGGCCTGCACGTCCCGCCGTGGAGGCGGCCCAGCTACGTGCAGGCCAAGTGGCTCCCCTGCCGCGGCGTGCAGGCATCAGCGCTGCCACCGGGCGGCgagtccgccgcggcggcgaacggcggcgatgGCCCGCGGGCGGTGGTCCAGTGGTCggtggggaaggagaggagacgCCGTGGTGGTGGGCACCGGAGGTCAGGCCTCTCGGTGGAGCTATCCGActccggcgccggtgaggtgagctga